One Drosophila santomea strain STO CAGO 1482 chromosome X, Prin_Dsan_1.1, whole genome shotgun sequence DNA segment encodes these proteins:
- the LOC120456541 gene encoding RNA polymerase-associated protein Rtf1: MSGHRSRHVRRPAAEIVRELRNLRSSPLRIDDENEAWAEGYEKPPTPDLPVTSRDQLEQLRLSRHRIGLLLIRPAFEQAVTGCFVRVNVNGQEELPDHRIAEVLGICELDFGYKVEQIPTNVALRLRYEDLVMQHEINDVSNLAFTQDEFELWRDNCVNQALSPPTTHMVTRKKVELYNALQSEAKPLSLIQRTFSFALRPPQKSGIMERHGAVYPWRLKHPLPFVPQPPIMPLPKNPPRGLTYRPKLETVAEEEEPEDSGTGTAKILTIGTTFNGLLS; encoded by the exons ATGTCTGGTCATCGATCGCGACACGTTCGCCGTCCGGCAGCGGAAATAGTCCGCGAACTGAGGAATCTTCGATCCTCGCCTCTGCGAATCGACGACGAGAACGAGGCATGGGCGGAGGGCTACGAGAAGCCGCCCACTCCAGATCTTCCGGTGACCAGTCGCGATCAATTGGAGCAGCTACGTTTGAGTCGCCACCGTATTGGCCTGCTCCTGATCCGTCCCGCTTTTGAGCAGGCCGTCACTGGGTGCTTTGTCCGGGTGAACGTCAATGGCCAGGAGGAGTTGCCCGATCATCGGATCGCCGAGGTGCTGGGCATCTGCGAACTGGACTTTGGCTACAAGGTGGAACAAATACCCACGAATGTAGCGCTGAGGCTGCGCTACGAGGACCTGGTGATGCAGCACGAGATCAACGATGTATCCAATTTGGCCTTTACCCAGGATGAATTCGAATTGTGGCGCGATAACTGCGTTAACCAGGCCCTCAgtccacccaccacccacatgGTGACGCGCAAGAAGGTCGAGCTGTACAACGCCCTGCAGTCCGAGGCCAAGCCATTATCCCTTATCCAAAGGACCTTCTCCTTCGCCCTGAGGCCCCCGCAGAAAAGCGGCATCATGGAGCGACATGGCGCCGTTTATCCCTGGCGATTGAAGCATCCCCTCCCGTTCGTGCCGCAACCACCGATCATGCCACTGCCTAAAAATCCGCCCAGGGGTCTCACCTACCGCCCCAAACTAGAAACCGTAGCAGAGGAGGAGGAACCGGAGGACAGCGGCACTGGCACTG CGAAGATATTGACAATTGGCACAACTTTTAATGGCTTGTtatcataa